The DNA segment ACCCCGAGCAGCGCCTGCAGGCCTACCCGCACCAACTCTCGGGCGGACAGCGGCAACGGGTGATGATCGCGATCGCGCTGGCCTGCGATCCGCTGCTGCTGATCGCCGACGAGCCGACCACGGCGCTGGACGTGACCACCCAGACACAGATCATCGAGCTGGTACGCCGGCTGCAGCACGACCGGGGTACGGCTGTGGTCTGGATCAGCCATGATCTCGGCGTGATCGGGCAGGTCGCCGATGACGTCCTGGTGCTGCAGAAGGGCAATGTGGTCGAGCAGCGCGGTGTGGTCGAACTGATGGATTCACCGCAGGATCGCTACACCATCGAGTTGCTGCACGCCCGTCCCACCCTGGGTTCCCCACCGCCGCCGGTGGCCGATCCCGATGGTGCGGTCACCCTGCAGGTGAAGGACCTGGATGTGCAGTTCCCGGTCACCTCGGCGGTCGGCAAGAGCATCGTGCACGCGGTCGACGACGTCTCCTTCGAGGTACGCAAGGGCCGCACCCTGGGCATCGTCGGCGAGTCCGGATCGGGCAAGTCGACCATCGCCAATGTGCTCACCGGTCTGGTCAAGCCCACCGGTGGCACCGCCACCTTGGACGGCGAGGACCTGCTGCACCGGCCGAGCCAGGACCTGCGGCGGCGGGTGGCGATGGTCTTCCAGGACCCGTTCTCCTCGCTGGATCCGCGGATGCGGGTCGGGCGCAGCATCGCCGAGCCGCTGAGTGTGCACAAACTGCCGAAGGGCGGCTCGGCGAAGGCCCGGATCGATGAACTGCTGGACCTGGTCGGGTTGCCGGTCGGCTTCGCCGAGCGATACCCGCACGAGTTGTCCGGTGGGCAGCGCCAGCGGGTCTCGATCGCCCGCTCCCTGGCACTGGAACCCGAGGTGATGATCCTCGACGA comes from the Naumannella halotolerans genome and includes:
- a CDS encoding dipeptide ABC transporter ATP-binding protein, which gives rise to MNSQPPVITVEDLRVSIGSKPIVNGASFSVEPGGTLGIVGESGSGKSMTVLAATGLLDAPGAKVSGSSVLAGPQGQQTQLVNASQRVLRSVHGDQIGFVFQDPSTSLNPLLTLERQITESLETHRNLSRKLAGKRALELLEAVGLPDPEQRLQAYPHQLSGGQRQRVMIAIALACDPLLLIADEPTTALDVTTQTQIIELVRRLQHDRGTAVVWISHDLGVIGQVADDVLVLQKGNVVEQRGVVELMDSPQDRYTIELLHARPTLGSPPPPVADPDGAVTLQVKDLDVQFPVTSAVGKSIVHAVDDVSFEVRKGRTLGIVGESGSGKSTIANVLTGLVKPTGGTATLDGEDLLHRPSQDLRRRVAMVFQDPFSSLDPRMRVGRSIAEPLSVHKLPKGGSAKARIDELLDLVGLPVGFAERYPHELSGGQRQRVSIARSLALEPEVMILDESTASLDVSIQAKVLDLLLRLQSELGLTYLFIAHDLAIVQQMSHDVLVMQSGKAVEQGPAEQIFDDPQTDYTKALLAAIPPERPRLATQP